TAAATATTTTGGCTGATAAAAATGCTTTACTACAAGTCTTTATTAATATTATAATAAATGCTATAGAAGCTACTAATTATAAAGGTGAGATTATTATAAAAAATTATAAAGAAAATAATAATGCTGTGATATCTATTAAAGATAATGGGGTAGGAATACCGGAAGATATTGTAGATAAAATATTTGAACCATTCTTCACAACAAAAGAAAAAGGCACAGGACTTGGATTATCTGTCAGTTATAGAATAATAAAAGACCACAGTGGAATAATAAAAGTAAACTCAAAGGTAGGAGAAGGAACTGAATTTTTAATAATCCTTCCCTTAGAGGTGGAGAAAAATGAACTATAAAGGTTATATTTTAGTTGTTGATGATGAAGAAGATATTTTATTTTCCATAAAAGAGATATTGGAAGATGAAGGATATAAAGTAGATATAGAAAGCTCTGCTGAAAAAGCAATACAGCTTGTAAAGGAAAATGATTATGATTTAGTCATATCAGATTTAAAAATACCAAAAATTACCGGAGATAAATTACTAAAAGAAGTAAAAAAGATAAATAAAAATATCTCATTTATTATACTTACTGCTTATGGAAGTATAGATGTAGCAGTATCTTGTATGAAAGATGGAGCTTTTTCTTTTTTAACTAAACCTATTGATTTTAATGATGAAATGGTTTGGAAAACAATACAGGAAGCTGTTGAAAAATCAAAACTTTTAAAAGAAAATGCAAAATTAAAAGAAGAGTTTTCTAAACAAAAGATAGATTTTATAATAACAAGAAATCCTCTTATGAAAGAGATAATAAATTATATACAAAAGATAGCAAATTTTGATTTTACGGTGTTGATATACGGAGAAAGTGGAACCGGAAAAGAGCTTATAGCAAGGGCTATTCACCAGCTTAGTAGTAGGAGAAATAAACCATTTTTAGCTGTAAATTGTGCTGCAATATCAAAAGATATAATGGAATCTGAATTTTTCGGAGTTAAAAAAGGAGTATATACCGGAGCAGATGAAGACAGAAAAGGCATATTAGAACAGGCAGAAGGCGGAACTGTATTTCTTGATGAAATATCCGAACTACCTCTTGATATACAAGGCAAATTACTCAGATTTTTACAAGATAAAGAGATAAGAAAAATAGGAGATGTAGTTTCTAAAAAAGTAGATGTAAGAGTAATAGCAGCTACAAATAAAGATTTAAAAAAATTAGTCCAAGAAGGAAAATTTAGGGAAGATTTATATTTTAGATTAGAAGGTTTAAAGATAGAAATACCACCACTTAGGGAAAGAAAGGATGATATACCGCTTCTTGTATATCATTTTATAGATAAATTTAATAAAAAATATATGAAAGAGATAAAAGGAGTTATGCCCGATGCATTAGAGGCATTTATAAAATATAAATGGGAAGGTAATGTTAGACAGCTTGAAAATGTTATTAATGAAGCATCTATTTTGGCAGAAGATTATATTGAAATGAAGCATCTTCCTGAATATATTAGAAATTATAAATCAGATGAAATTATTTTTGATTATAATCAAGCAAAAAAATATTATGAATATAAATTTGCCCAAAATTATTTTAGAACATTGCTTGCATATACAGAAGGTAATATTTCACAGGCAGCAAAACTTGCAAATATAGAAAGACAATCTTTACAAAAATTATTAAAGAAATATAATATAGACCCATCAGAATTTAGAAATAAGAGGTGAAGTTTTTGCGTTTAAAAGATTTAGAAAGCTTAGAATATTTTAAATTTTTACAACTTCTTTCTGAATTTACCGGTAATAAATTAACAAAAGAAAAGATATTAAATACAAAACCGGAAAAAGAAGAAAAAGTTTTATTGCAAAATATCCAAAAAACAGAAGAATTTCTGAATATAGTAAATAAAGAAGGATATTTTCCATTAACCGAGTATCCGGATATTACAGAAAGTTTAAAACTTTTATCTATTGAAGATAGTATTTTATCGGTGCAGGATATTATTGATATTGGAAATATTTTATTCATATCAAGACAGATTAAAAATTTCCTATCAAATGTTGAAAAAAATTATCTTTTAGATTTGTATAAAAAAATAGGAAGTTCAAGAGAGGTTGAAAAAATAATAAATGATACAGTAGATAAATCAACCAACTCAATAAAAGATAATGCAAGCACAGATTTATCAAGAATAAAAAAACAGATAAAAGATACGGAAAAAAATATAATCTCTATCCTTGAAAAAATACTCCATTCAAGGCAGTTTGAGGATATTATACAGGATAAGATAATAACAATTAGAAGAGATAGATTTGTTATTCCGGTAAAAACTAATTTTTCTTCCAAGCTAAAAGGAATTATTCAAGATAAATCTTCTTCCGGTCAAACATTGTATATAGAGCCAATTAATATAATTGAGCTAAATAACAATCTATCTAATCTAAAAATTGAAGAAAGCATAGAAATAAGAAGAATTTTGAAATTTATAACAGATTTATTAAGAGAAAAATATAATATGATAAAATCAAGTTTTGAAGCAATAATAGAGCTTGATTATCTATATACAAAAGTAAAATTTGCAAAAAAAGTTAATGCAGTATTTCCAAAAATATCAGATAAAATAAATTTAATACAGGCAAAACATCCTATATTTTTACTTAAAGAAAAAAATTTTAATCCAATAGATTTAATAGCTACAGAAAAAAGAGCCGTAATCATAACCGGTTCAAATACCGGTGGAAAAACGGTAGCATTAAAAACTCTCGGATTAAATGCATTATTACTACAATCAGCTATTCCAATACCGGTAGCAGAAGAAAGCGAAATACCGATATTTGATGGAATATATGCAGATATAGGAGATATGCAAAGCATAGAGCAAGATTTATCAACATACTCATCTCATATTATAAATATAAAAGAGATATTATCTTTAATTACAG
The DNA window shown above is from Venenivibrio stagnispumantis and carries:
- a CDS encoding endonuclease MutS2 encodes the protein MKFLRLKDLESLEYFKFLQLLSEFTGNKLTKEKILNTKPEKEEKVLLQNIQKTEEFLNIVNKEGYFPLTEYPDITESLKLLSIEDSILSVQDIIDIGNILFISRQIKNFLSNVEKNYLLDLYKKIGSSREVEKIINDTVDKSTNSIKDNASTDLSRIKKQIKDTEKNIISILEKILHSRQFEDIIQDKIITIRRDRFVIPVKTNFSSKLKGIIQDKSSSGQTLYIEPINIIELNNNLSNLKIEESIEIRRILKFITDLLREKYNMIKSSFEAIIELDYLYTKVKFAKKVNAVFPKISDKINLIQAKHPIFLLKEKNFNPIDLIATEKRAVIITGSNTGGKTVALKTLGLNALLLQSAIPIPVAEESEIPIFDGIYADIGDMQSIEQDLSTYSSHIINIKEILSLITDKSLLLLDELIPGTDPDEASAIGIGILHKIKEKKSFAFITTHFKKIKMFALSDDYFEVASVGFDLETLKPTYKLYYKSVGQSMAFSIAKRLGLDEEILKIAENYVENIDLNKMIEALENYRKLYEEQYYQYLKLREEFEKEKEKYKKLNEELERKKKEKWKEELKEAEEFIKNLRKEGYRIIDSLKEKELSARDLEKFIKIKKEQLKTAYPEDKNIQIEELKEGDKVKIKGKSQIGEIITIREDKANVNFGGIKIWINLDNLEKVEKEEKSKLDFKIKKDIKPIPTYINLIGKTKEEAIKELSEYIDKAVLQGISTFRIIHGYGSGILRKAVREYLDNLPFKVRYEDAPYQEGGLGVTIVYIE
- a CDS encoding sigma-54-dependent transcriptional regulator, whose protein sequence is MNYKGYILVVDDEEDILFSIKEILEDEGYKVDIESSAEKAIQLVKENDYDLVISDLKIPKITGDKLLKEVKKINKNISFIILTAYGSIDVAVSCMKDGAFSFLTKPIDFNDEMVWKTIQEAVEKSKLLKENAKLKEEFSKQKIDFIITRNPLMKEIINYIQKIANFDFTVLIYGESGTGKELIARAIHQLSSRRNKPFLAVNCAAISKDIMESEFFGVKKGVYTGADEDRKGILEQAEGGTVFLDEISELPLDIQGKLLRFLQDKEIRKIGDVVSKKVDVRVIAATNKDLKKLVQEGKFREDLYFRLEGLKIEIPPLRERKDDIPLLVYHFIDKFNKKYMKEIKGVMPDALEAFIKYKWEGNVRQLENVINEASILAEDYIEMKHLPEYIRNYKSDEIIFDYNQAKKYYEYKFAQNYFRTLLAYTEGNISQAAKLANIERQSLQKLLKKYNIDPSEFRNKR